In Paenibacillus sonchi, the genomic stretch TCGAATATCTTGGCATGATAGTCAGAAGCTATTTGTTTGGTATTGTCTGTGGATCCCGTATCTACAATAATAATTTCGTCCACAAGAGTAAAGACGCTGTCCAGACAGCGTCTTAAGGTTTGTTCTTCGTTTTTTACGATCATGACTAGGGATATATTCATTTATCCTCCTCAAGAGATATTATTAAGTTACGAGTAGGCACTATAATTTCTACCATATGACTAATGATTCAAATGATTTATTCTCTTTGAAACAAACACTCTTTAATAGAGGCGAAAACTTTTTCACCTGACGTTCCGTCGGCATTTGCATATACATTAGCCGCAATATTAATACGATTCTTAGCCAAAGGGTCATACCCGGTAGGGAATTTTTTTACCAGTTCATACCACGGTTCAGATCGATCGAAAGCATAATAGAAAACATCAGGAGGAAGGAGTGAGCCTTTTGGCTCCTTCTCATCCCAAAACAACACTTTTTTCCCTGTTAGTAAGTATGAGCGAAGCAATGAGCCATCAGAAGATATCAATACGTCGGCTACCTTTAGAGCAGGTATATAATCTTCAGCTTCATCCAGAATAACCCCGCTGTAAAGTTTATCTTTTCCCTTTATATATTTTTCAGTTAAATTCACATAATAATCCAAAAGATAGGGGGCATATTTCATTATAGAAATTTTTGTGAGTGGATGAGGACGCCAAATAACAACACTTTGATCGTCAATCTTAGGAATACTTAAAAAGTCTACCAATCTTTCCAACGCCTCAAAAGGTATACCTGCGAAAAACATACAACCAGTATTGATTAGGTATACTGTTTTGCCTTCTACCCTTTCGGCCCACCCATTAGGCAATGGAATGTCCTTCCCCATAGCATTAACTATAGCATCCAACTTTGGTGAACCAAGAACAAGGAGCTTCTCAGATGGAATTCCATCATGAATAGCTGCCTTTTTTAGATAGTCCCCAACCAATACAATCTTGTCTACATTTTCCACCGTCGGAATGTCATAAGCCAAGCTATGCGTATCTGCTTTTGGTGCAACAAATGACGAAATATGATAAGGAACATAAACAAGCATCTCTGTATAATTCCTTAGATTCGAAGTGAAGAACTGCTCATGCACACGTGTAAGAGTATTATACTCATCATAAATATTGTGTAAAAACACGATATCCGGTTGTTCTTCCTCCAAAATATAGTCATTGTAATGTGTTATTGGGATATCCGTGGGAAAGAGTTCACCTTCATAAGTAGGTATAGCCTCGTCTTTTGACAACTTATAATATGGAATAGGAACAACATGAGCCACACAATCCTCATCTTTTGCAGCAGTTTTATAAATAGTCTCCAAACTATCCCACATAGAAGCTTTATAGGGGAAAAACACAACATTCAGCTTGACTTGAATTTCTTCTTCAAAAGATATTTTAAGAGCCGATAGCTGTTTGTCTATGGGGATAATTGAGCTTTTTTCTATATATGCTAAACCTTTAAGAGCTGTAAAAGAGGAATGAATACTCTGAAGCAGATCTATAGTTTTTTTAGGAGTAGGATTCTCTTGAGATACTTGAAATAAAATAGCTTCTGTTGCTGCCAGACAATCAGAGACTGCATTAGAAGGATTACTTAATTTGGCCAATAGCTCCTGCATCTGTGAAATGGTATCAATTAACTTTGAAATTCTTTTTTTCTGTTCAAAAACAAAATGATCCCACCTTAAATGTTTTTTGCTATATAGCATACAAAACAGTTTCAATCGTATAGTTACTATAATGCCTGATATAAAATTTATAATCAGGAATCAAGCTTTGCAGATAAAGAGGAATTTCTATAATATCCTCTGGTTTATGATAGATACAAATCGCCAACCTCGGGCGATATTTTAAAATAGTATCTTTTGCTCCTTTTAAAGCTTCAAGTTCAGCACCTTCAATATCCATTTTTATAAATGAAGCCCTTTGACCATTTAAAACACTATCCAAACTAACCACATTAACATTACTGGTTCCATCCATTTCGATAGACGAACCACCACTTCCATCAGCATTAAAGTGAAGAGTTGTGTTTTCACTCCATAAACCGGCATTAATCATCTCAACGTTTTTAACGCCTTTTTCAAGAATAACTTCTTTACATTTTTTGTAGTTTAATGGATCAGGTTCAAATGCATAAATTTTTTCATAGCTATTATTAGACCATTTTTTAAATACGAGCGAGTTGCCGAAATCAAAACATCCGGCATCTACAAAAACCTCATTTTCATTTGGTGCTACTATAGATTCTTCAAAATACTGCTTTTCATTTAAAAAATGTGTCAAGGAGTACGGATCACTATTGAAAAAGAGAATATTTTCTTTACTGAAGCCTAATTCGATTAGTTCACTATATATTTCATTGTTGTATTGTAAAGTAGCAATTACAACAATGTCATCTTTATGATTTGTTATTAATTGCTCTGGAGATATTACGGGGAGACCACAATAGTTCTCCTTTTGTTTGATTGGGTTTTTATCACAAAAAAACTCCATTTAATGCCAATTGATAAAATGGAGTGCAGATATTTGCCCCATCCTCCTGCTCCATAAATGATAAGGTTTTTCTGTTTGAAGACATGCTCCTGGCATTTAGTTGCCAATTCGATATGTGG encodes the following:
- a CDS encoding FkbM family methyltransferase, which codes for MEFFCDKNPIKQKENYCGLPVISPEQLITNHKDDIVVIATLQYNNEIYSELIELGFSKENILFFNSDPYSLTHFLNEKQYFEESIVAPNENEVFVDAGCFDFGNSLVFKKWSNNSYEKIYAFEPDPLNYKKCKEVILEKGVKNVEMINAGLWSENTTLHFNADGSGGSSIEMDGTSNVNVVSLDSVLNGQRASFIKMDIEGAELEALKGAKDTILKYRPRLAICIYHKPEDIIEIPLYLQSLIPDYKFYIRHYSNYTIETVLYAI